One genomic segment of Alosa sapidissima isolate fAloSap1 chromosome 13, fAloSap1.pri, whole genome shotgun sequence includes these proteins:
- the lrrtm4l1 gene encoding leucine rich repeat transmembrane neuronal 4 like 1: MAGSVIVRQQLLCVLLQTLFTLLVLQPSSGERSCPLSCRCEGKIVHCDSLAFLEVPENISVGCQGLSLRANQLHTLLPYQFAHLNQLLWLYLDHNQIAQVDSRAFQGLRRIKEIILSTNQISQLHNATFHGVPNLRSLDLSYNKLESLPPGQFHGLRKLQNLHLRSNLLRDLPLRVFLECRSLEFLDLGYNRLRVLTRTMFLGLSRLMELHLEHNQFSRINFFLFPRLTNLRALYLQWNRIRGVNQGLPWAWHTLQKLDLSGNEIQVLDPVVFQCLPNLQVLNLESNKLANVSMETVVAWDSLTAVSLAGNMWDCGPGICPLVNWLRNFRGTKDTSIICSTPKHLQGEKVLEATRNLADCEDTELYESTTFPPAIEPDTPEPTPEPTTPYTSPLAPLRPPATPTPRPPMAPPPLPQPNAPSRSGSDQRAPRRPPPPPQTTPASESLPLTFPPEPERISFHKVVVGSVALFFSVSLISTVVYVFWKRLPALARLFQQQATVGRKRRKKSPEPEQNLSSQLQEYYMSYNPAATPESIDVLANGGTGACTCTISGSRECENEFPCPRPLPGSWLGDMSSLH; the protein is encoded by the coding sequence cagGTTCCGTGATTGTCAGGCAGCAGCTGCTGTGTGTCCTGCTGCAGACTCTCTTCACCCTGCTGGTGCTGCAGCCCTCGTCGGGCGAGCGCTCCTGTCCGCTCAGCTGTCGCTGTGAGGGTAAGATCGTCCACTGCGACTCGCTGGCCTTCCTGGAGGTCCCGGAGAACATCTCCGTAGGTTGCCAGGGCTTGTCCCTGCGCGCCAACCAGCTGCACACGCTGCTGCCCTACCAGTTTGCCCACCTGAACCAGCTGCTGTGGCTCTACCTGGACCACAACCAGATTGCCCAGGTGGACAGCCGAGCCTTCCAGGGCTTGCGTCGAATCAAGGAAATCATCCTGAGCACCAATCAGATCTCGCAGCTCCACAACGCCACCTTCCATGGCGTTCCCAACCTGCGCAGCCTCGACCTGTCCTACAACAAGCTAGAGTCGCTGCCGCCCGGACAGTTCCACGGCCTGCGCAAGCTGCAGAACCTTCACCTGCGCTCCAACCTCCTGCGGGACCTCCCGTTGAGGGTGTTCCTGGAGTGCCGCAGCCTGGAGTTCCTGGACCTGGGCTACAACCGTCTGCGGGTGCTGACCCGCACCATGTTCCTGGGTCTCTCCCGGCTCATGGAGCTTCACCTGGAACACAACCAGTTCTCCCGCATCAACTTCTTCCTGTTCCCGCGGCTCACCAACCTGAGGGCGCTGTACCTGCAGTGGAACCGGATCCGCGGGGTCAACCAGGGACTGCCCTGGGCCTGGCACACCTTGCAGAAGCTGGACCTTTCCGGCAACGAGATCCAGGTGCTGGACCCGGTGGTGTTCCAGTGTCTGCCCAACCTGCAAGTGCTCAACCTGGAGTCCAACAAGCTGGCCAATGTGTCCATGGAAACGGTGGTGGCCTGGGACTCGCTGACCGCCGTCAGCCTGGCCGGCAACATGTGGGACTGCGGCCCCGGCATCTGCCCTCTGGTCAACTGGCTGCGGAACTTCCGGGGCACCAAGGATACGAGCATCATCTGCAGCACGCCCAAGCACCTGCAGGGTGAGAAGGTTCTGGAAGCCACACGGAACCTCGCCGACTGCGAGGACACGGAGCTCTACGAGAGCACCACCTTCCCGCCAGCCATAGAGCCCGACACCCCGGAACCCACCCCTGAACCAACCACCCCCTACACCAGCCCCCTTGCCCCCCTGCGCCCCCCTGCCACCCCTACCCCCAGACCTCCCATGGCGCCTCCACCTTTACCCCAGCCGAACGCCCCCAGCCGCAGTGGATCCGACCAACGAGCCCCTCGccgtcctccccctcctcctcaaaCCACCCCCGCGTCCGAGAGCCTCCCGTTGACTTTTCCTCCAGAGCCCGAGCGCATCTCCTTCCACAAAGTGGTAGTGGGCAGCGTGGCGCTGTTCTTCTCCGTGTCGCTCATCTCCACGGTGGTGTACGTGTTCTGGAAGCGGCTGCCGGCGCTGGCCCGACTGTTCCAGCAGCAGGCCACCGTGGGGCGCAAGCGGCGGAAAAAGAGTCCCGAGCCGGAGCAGAACCTCAGCTCCCAGCTCCAGGAGTACTACATGAGTTACAACCCCGCCGCTACGCCCGAGAGCATAGACGTGCTGGCCAACGGCGGCACGGGAGCCTGCACGTGCACCATCTCGGGCTCGAGGGAATGCGAG